Part of the Lolium rigidum isolate FL_2022 chromosome 6, APGP_CSIRO_Lrig_0.1, whole genome shotgun sequence genome, TGCAAATTTAGTTGAGAGATGTACGTATCTTAGCGTGCTCATCTGTACTGTACTAGACAAATAAGTACTCTCTCATGTGTAACTCTGAATCTGCTGCCTGTACTTTGGTAGCTTAAAACTCTAGGATTAGTCTGAATCCCACTGTCCGATTGCCCACTCACATTAAACTCCATCACCCTCCAAAGTTACAAAACATAGCACATAATGCTCAAGATAATTACTAGCCATTCTATATGTTTGGTTGTTGAACAACTGAAACGAAACGCAGTTGGGAAACAtatttatagtttttttttttaaatgagaAGATGGTTTTTTTTTATGGTAGAACATAGTTGGTTGAAAAGATGACTCCTCTCATGCCACAGCAACAAATATACCCAGGCCCAACGATTGATGGAAAGAGACCCATACATCAGCAGGCCCATCTCAACCATATCGTCACCATTCATATCCAATAATCCAATGCAGTGAACAAAACAGCATGAAGATTTGTGTTCTTCATGAAAACAGAGTTTCTGACCCATGCGATACGTACCTGACCAATGCCACTGAGATGATCTCCGCGTCCTTCTCCAGGACCATGGTGTAGAATCCTTCGTAGCTCAGCCGCTTGAACTCCGATCTGCCCAACGACATCATAAAGAACAGTGTTGAAATTCAGAAgagagctctaaaccttgatttgtCTGACAGAGAGAAAGAATTTCAGCTCACCCTAGGCTGTACACAGCTTGGTGTAGCATGTCCATGCCGGTCCGCCTGTCCTTCATGGGGTTGAAGCACTTGTTCAGCACGCCCAGCGCCACCGCCAGCTTCCCGTTGCACTCGAGTATGGCAATGTCGGCGCAAGAATCTGAGGAGGAGCCAGGCGTAGAGTCCTTGTGGATCTTCAGTAGGGACCATGAGAAGCCTTCTCCACCGGCGGCATTTGTAGCTCCCAATATATTAGCCAGCTTCGCAGCCATCTAGAATCAACACACAAAGAGACATTGAGAAGAAGAAGGCACACTGTCATTGCCACTGTGGCAGTAGCATGATCAGGAGTTCTAAAAATAGTATCAGTGAATTCAGTATAGTAAAAGAAAGTTATTGAATAATTGTAAGATGTTACATTCAccttgttgcaggttttgctgcaGTAGGGGCTGATCTCGTGCCCGGCTAACAGGGACGGGCAGCATTGTTGGTGATCTGCAGAGTTGTGAATGCAGTAATTTCCATCAGCTTTGTTTTTCTTCAGAAACATGTACGAGCGAAGATCACGACCACCACGGATAGATTGCTTACATTTGCGAGCGCACTGCTGGCACGTGGACAGGCCGCCGTCATGGCCATCATCGCGGGCGAGACACACAAAGCACCGGCAGTAGTGGCAGACCCAGGAGCCTTCAGGCACCTGCACGCCGAGGCACTCCGGGTGGAACGTCGACGGGCAGCTGTCACAGCACAGCAGTTGCCCGCCGTCCGCGCACACGCCGCACGCATCGTCACTCTGGTCCCCGCCGCCATTGACCCCCTCGACGGCGAGATCGTATTTCCTGCATCGACTGGCGTTGAGAATCAGCTTCTTCTTCGCCTGCGCGCTACTGTCCCTGTCCTGCTCCAGcaccgccttctcctccgcgGGGAATATCCTCATGCTCTCTTTCTTCCACGCCTCTTGCACATACCACAGCAGCCGCTTGCcggacgtgagcaggagctgctcCCACGCTAGCGGCTGCGATGTCTCGTCACTGAAGCCGATGTGGGAGGTGAAAGCTGGGACCGGCATGGCGGTGTTGCAGCAGCTGCAGTGAATGCCGGCCCGGGTGACCGTGCCAGTGACGACTTTTGCGGTGCCGCAGTTGCTGTTGTTGCCTGCAGCAGCAAGCTCCGGCCTCGTCATGTAGAACATCTTCTCTTTCTCCTTGAGCACACCGCTGTCCATCAGCCATGTCAGGATGGTGTGCTTCTTTGCTCGCGCTGTGGACGCCGTGCTGCTGCTTCTGTTGTTTCGCCTGGTGACAAGGCTGCACTGGGTGGCTGCGCTGCTCGGCGCCATTGATGCCAGTGAGGGTGCGGCGCCGGAGGCCACGCTCTTCCTCTTCCTGCCTTTGGTCAGCGGCGCCGCGGGGGAGACAGCCTTCGGCAGTTCATTGCCTTGGGCACCAGTTTGCGTGCCTGCCGGTTCGCCGGAGATGGCAACGGCATTCTTGTTGGGGACCTTCTTAGGCCCCGCAGGAGTGCCCCTGCTCACCATGGGCGCGCGTGGCTTCCGTAGGCGGCCGTTTGGCGATCGAACTGCAGCCTTCCTTTTGGCAGCAGCTCCGGTGGTCGGCATGGCCAACACAGGGCCCAGAACTTGCATCGCAGCGGTGTCTCCATCGCCCACGGCCTGTGGCATGGCAGTGGTACTGACAGGGGCGATCTCGAGTGACCGCGCGCTCGCCAGTCTGCCGCAGCCGGCGACAGTGCCCCTGGGATTACCGCCGGCGTCGCTTTTTTCAATGGCGCTGGTGCCACGACCGGCGCTGTTGCCCCTGGAATTACTGTGGTTTCCACCAGCGTCGCTTTACAGTTGTGACAGCGCCACGACCGGCGCCGGTGCCCCAGGGACTACTGTGAATTCCGCCGGCGTCACTTTGTATGGCTGCGATGGCACGGCCGGCACCGATGTCCATGGGATTGaagtggctgccgctggcatcgctCTGTACAGCGGAGATGGCGCCATGGACGGCGCCAGAGCTAGCTGCCGGTATCTGTGGAGAAGCAGAGCATACCACAGGCTCTCCTGGAGGGGAGAATAACGATGGTGGCTGGCCTGCCTGCATGTAGCTCTGCATCCACGGCGCCCGCGAAGAAGACCCCGCTAAGATCATGAGCTGCTGCAGCAGGTGCGCCGGGGGCGTCTGTTGCATCGGTGACGTCACAGCTCCGAACGGAGGACGCAGGGCCACTGCCGTCGCTGAAGCCCAGCCGGTGGCCGGAGGGCTGTAAGTGGTCATGGCGTGCACCGGCGCCGAACGGCCCAACTTCGGGGCGTCGTTCGCCTGTCTGACAGAGCCGCCGCTGCTAGAGTTGAGCACGTGGAACTGGTTGGCAGCGGTGCCATTCTCAGACCTTGCCAGCACCGGGAATAGAGGCATGCTGCTTGCTGGATCTTCAGATACGATTTCTGGTGCAGGATCAAGAACAAGTTAACAGAATGCATTTGCTTCTGCAAATTAACGAGGCAGCTAAATAAAAGGAAGCTAACTAAGGAAGCGAATTAAAATGGAAACACGGAAGGCATTGGTTGTAATCCAGCATTGCACACCAACATAAACAATTTATCAATGCTTTCTCCTCTATTTTGCAGTAGAGATACATAAAAAACATTGGCAAGAACATTATTAGTTGCCAACGAAAAAATAGCAGGCAAAGTGATTTAGCCGCGGCCTTCTGCCGGGACAGTATCAAtgacaaaaataaatccaaagtTAGATGCTGGAACTGTAACAtagacacacacatgcaaacaaatattggaaggtgGATCACTACTGTTATATTTGCAACAAGATGCACTCGGTGATGAGGTGTCCTGTGTTAAAGCTTCCAAAACCTACTGAGTTCATGGCTGGTATGGGGAATGAGAACACGTTTTTTTGCCAGCTTCCAGATAGTGCGTTCAGAGCTCACCTCGCTCCAAACTTGTCACCGACTGTACTTGTGACCAAGGTTTTTTTTTCTCGGTGACATTTTTTTACCAGAGGACACCGGAAAATACGGTTACCGCGAAATCTTGGAAATCTTGGGAATTTTTCATACGAGTTTATTCAAATGAAAATTGAATTCAAAAAATTCTAGCACCAAACAAAGAAATTTCTAGCGTATATTAGTACGGCTGTTTATGCAACGCAGCAGTAACAACATCAGGTCAAGTAGCATTAGGTCGTGGTCTCGAATCTCAGGTCCACCACAGTTATTTCcttttaagcaaaaaaaaaacagaataaaCTGAAAAAACAAGATCTTGCGGACGTTCCAGGGTTCAATCGCAGGCAAGGCTTGGAAGCTAATCTGGAGAAATTGGGCGCCGCCACAGGTGAAATTCTTCCACTGGCACTCAGATCAAGACCGCTGCTGGACAGCTGATCGTCTTGCCCGCTGCGGGCTGCAGCATCATTCAGTCTGCCTCTTATGTAGTCAGGCTCCTGAAACGATGTCACACCTGGTGGTCACATGCTCTGCCTCTAGGCAGATTTGGCATGAAATCTTATTGTGGCCGCAGCTAACCTACACACCCCTAGACCAGGAGGAGTCCCTCTTCGAGTGGTGGGTCAAGACTCAACTCATGGCCAGGCAATGCACTCCCAAACCCCTGCATAAGGGCCTCGCCTCAACGACCCTCCTAACCCCACGGATGATATGGAAAATGCGCAACGACTGTCATTATTTTGTAATTTCCACCTATTAGGAGGATTGTAACAAACTCTATCTATTCAATGAAAAGAAACGCAAAGGTCCTCTGTGTTTTCTCAAAAGAAATCAACGCATTACCATAATGTCAGCACCAGAAAGCAAAGCATTAAAGAAGGAATATACTCGTTCTGAAATTCCTCACAACAAGTCCTCAGCCAGACCCAACTTTAAACTTTTGCTATGGCC contains:
- the LOC124662499 gene encoding increased DNA methylation 1-like, translated to MPQAVGDGDTAAMQVLGPVLAMPTTGAAAKRKAAVRSPNGRLRKPRAPMVSRGTPAGPKKVPNKNAVAISGEPAGTQTGAQGNELPKAVSPAAPLTKGRKRKSVASGAAPSLASMAPSSAATQCSLVTRRNNRSSSTASTARAKKHTILTWLMDSGVLKEKEKMFYMTRPELAAAGNNSNCGTAKVVTGTVTRAGIHCSCCNTAMPVPAFTSHIGFSDETSQPLAWEQLLLTSGKRLLWYVQEAWKKESMRIFPAEEKAVLEQDRDSSAQAKKKLILNASRCRKYDLAVEGVNGGGDQSDDACGVCADGGQLLCCDSCPSTFHPECLGVQVPEGSWVCHYCRCFVCLARDDGHDGGLSTCQQCARKYHQQCCPSLLAGHEISPYCSKTCNKMAAKLANILGATNAAGGEGFSWSLLKIHKDSTPGSSSDSCADIAILECNGKLAVALGVLNKCFNPMKDRRTGMDMLHQAVYSLGSEFKRLSYEGFYTMVLEKDAEIISVALVRFHGSKLAEMPFAGTLPHYQRQGMMRRLVNAVEQVLSTLEVENLLIPAVPEVVDTWKRSFGFAPVEPRLREETKLLSMVIVNGTTLLQKPIINAAASSSSKQQKHAEDLGQAAPVAPPMSEDELAFLEMVWPVCSFTDLVTGIAYSPRPFCADPLAAAVRAPVGSGCSLGRSSVDGGAGGRPRSWGSQAAGSSGGGCSSSVSKIYAAAARGGSLRLGINK
- the LOC124662500 gene encoding uncharacterized protein LOC124662500 encodes the protein MSRWTMSPAPSSYMKEIVSEDPASSMPLFPVLARSENGTAANQFHVLNSSSGGSVRQANDAPKLGRSAPVHAMTTYSPPATGWASATAVALRPPFGAVTSPMQQTPPAHLLQQLMILAGSSSRAPWMQSYMQAGQPPSLFSPPGEPVVCSASPQIPAASSGAVHGAISAVQSDASGSHFNPMDIGAGRAIAAIQSDAGGIHSSPWGTGAGRGAVTTVKRRWWKPQ